One Hevea brasiliensis isolate MT/VB/25A 57/8 chromosome 5, ASM3005281v1, whole genome shotgun sequence genomic region harbors:
- the LOC110661480 gene encoding germin-like protein subfamily 1 member 13: MKAFHFLLLLALAFSFASALDPSHLQDFCVAISDPRNAAFVNGKFCKNPNLAVAGDFSFSGLNIPGNTANRVGSNVTLVNVDVLPGLNTLGISLARLDYAPNGGLNPPHIHPRGTEILVVVEGTLHVGFVTSNPNRFISKVLYPGDVFVFPIGLIHFQFNIAKTKAVAFAGLSSQNAGVITIADAIFGPDLPINPDVLAKAFQLDKDVVEKLQKLLENA, from the exons ATGAAGGCCTTTCATTTCCTTCTCTTGTTGGCTTTGGCTTTCTCTTTTGCCTCTGCCTTAGATCCTAGCCATCTCCAGGACTTTTGTGTTGCAATATCTGATCCCAGGAATGCTG CGTTTGTTAATGGGAAGTTCTGCAAGAACCCAAACCTTGCCGTAGCTGGAGATTTCTCCTTTTCGGGACTCAATATTCCTGGAAATACAGCAAATCGAGTTGGATCGAATGTCACCCTCGTGAATGTTGATGTGCTACCAGGACTTAACACTCTTGGTATTTCTCTCGCTCGGTTAGACTATGCACCCAATGGTGGCTTAAACCCTCCCCACATTCACCCTCGTGGCACAGAGATCCTTGTGGTTGTGGAAGGCACCCTTCATGTTGGCTTTGTGACATCCAACCCTAATCGGTTTATCTCCAAAGTCTTATACCCAGGAGATGTTTTTgtatttccaattggtctcattcaCTTCCAGTTTAATATTGCAAAGACGAAAGCAGTTGCCTTTGCTGGACTGAGCAGCCAAAACGCAGGTGTTATCACTATAGCAGATGCAATCTTTGGGCCTGATCTACCCATTAATCCTGATGTTCTTGCTAAGGCCTTCCAATTGGACAAGGATGTCGTGGAAAAACTTCAGAAATTGCTTGAGAATGCATAA